In Sphingobacterium thalpophilum, a genomic segment contains:
- a CDS encoding T9SS C-terminal target domain-containing protein, with product MKTNLNLNLLAVLAAGLTAFASCSKSDPSVIEPPVTPGDSNESLADSFFEKVAYKGAFGSTDWTSGWVNYEPNKTAYSAATEELSGEITADKTLDASKTYLLKGFVYIKSGVTLTIPAGTVIRGDKNTKATLVVTMGGKINAEGTAAKPIVFTSNQPAGTRAPGDWGGIIILGKAPNNIPGGTGLIEGGLTAPYGNHGGTIADDNSGVLKYVRVEFPGIAYTTNNEINGVTFGSVGSKTTVEYVQVAYSGDDSFEWFGGTVNAKHLVSTANIDDVFDFDNGYSGKLQFLVGLRDPKLADQAGQSNGIESDNSEKVFDSSPRTRPVISNMTLVGPGNTEVDPKHEYANLWRRGSKMILANSIFINMRYGIDIRDKETGDALTDKTSLIKNNIYQSFTAGRDVIADGTVPSFATVDLLKTYLTTNNNTFLDDAAAKNLLVNPYSLTAPNFILKSGSVAATGASF from the coding sequence ATGAAAACGAATTTAAACTTAAATCTTTTAGCTGTTTTAGCGGCAGGTTTAACTGCATTTGCAAGCTGTAGTAAGAGTGATCCTTCGGTAATTGAACCTCCTGTTACCCCGGGTGATTCAAATGAATCGCTTGCTGATTCTTTCTTTGAGAAAGTAGCTTACAAAGGTGCATTTGGTTCTACTGACTGGACATCAGGATGGGTTAATTACGAACCAAATAAAACTGCATATTCTGCTGCTACAGAGGAACTTTCCGGTGAAATAACTGCAGATAAAACTTTAGATGCTTCAAAAACATACTTGTTAAAAGGTTTTGTTTACATTAAAAGTGGTGTTACATTAACGATTCCAGCTGGAACAGTAATTAGAGGAGATAAAAATACTAAAGCAACATTGGTTGTTACAATGGGCGGTAAAATCAATGCAGAAGGAACTGCTGCTAAGCCAATTGTATTTACTTCAAACCAACCCGCTGGTACAAGAGCTCCAGGTGATTGGGGTGGAATTATTATCTTAGGTAAGGCACCTAATAATATCCCAGGTGGAACAGGTCTTATTGAAGGCGGTTTAACAGCTCCATACGGAAATCATGGTGGAACTATTGCTGATGATAACTCAGGAGTTCTTAAATATGTACGTGTTGAGTTCCCAGGTATTGCTTATACAACAAACAACGAGATAAACGGTGTTACATTTGGATCAGTTGGTTCTAAAACAACTGTTGAATACGTTCAAGTTGCTTATTCTGGTGATGATTCTTTTGAGTGGTTTGGTGGTACAGTAAATGCTAAGCACCTTGTCTCTACTGCAAACATCGATGATGTTTTCGATTTCGATAATGGTTACTCAGGAAAACTTCAATTCTTAGTAGGTCTTAGAGATCCGAAATTAGCGGATCAAGCTGGTCAATCAAATGGTATTGAATCTGATAATTCGGAAAAAGTATTTGATTCTTCTCCAAGAACACGTCCTGTTATATCAAATATGACATTGGTTGGACCTGGTAATACAGAGGTTGATCCAAAACATGAGTACGCAAATTTGTGGAGAAGAGGAAGTAAGATGATCCTTGCTAACTCTATCTTTATCAACATGCGTTATGGTATCGATATACGCGATAAAGAAACTGGTGATGCTTTGACAGATAAAACATCTTTGATCAAAAACAACATTTACCAATCATTTACGGCAGGTAGAGACGTTATAGCCGATGGTACAGTACCTTCATTTGCGACTGTTGATTTATTGAAAACGTATTTGACTACAAATAATAATACATTCTTGGACGATGCAGCAGCTAAAAATCTTTTGGTTAATCCATATAGTTTAACAGCGCCAAACTTTATTTTGAAATCAGGATCAGTAGCTGCTACTGGTGCTTCTTTCTAA